A window of Kribbella voronezhensis genomic DNA:
GATCCAGGCCCTGATCGCGACGTCCCGCGCCGAGCTCAGCTGGGGCGGCACCCCGCAGGCGTTTCCCGGTCAAGGCTGAGCCGGGACTTGCGGACCATACCGGTTTCGCTGCGTGCCCGGACGTTCACCGACCGCTGACAAATCTCTGCCATAACGAAGGATTTCCGGCCCGGTTACGGGTGATCTGAAATTCGTTGCGTACTCCCCTTTACTCGGAGCGCGACCTTCCCTATATTTTCGGCCACGGAGACTGGGGGGTCGCCGGGTATTCACCAACGCAGCAACGAAGTTCTGGTCCCGATGGTGGTCGGGAGCCACTGCCGCGTGGGTGATCGTCCAAGGCTGAATCAAAGCGTCTGACCGTGCCTTCAGTGCATTTTCACTCAACTTCTTGAGCCGCGTCGCGGATCGGCTACGGAGGGTAGCGAAGCATGCGTACATTCGATTTGATCACCGGCGAGAGCCTGTTTGTGAAAGACCTCCGGGTCGTTCGCTGGGAGCAATACGAACTCGGCGGGCAAATGCCTTTCCAGGCAATGTGGTACAGCGTTCCGCCCGGGTCGGAGAGCCCGATCGACCAGCACCCCGAACTGGAGTTGTCGATCGTCGTCGCGGGGACCGCGCACGTTCTGGTCGGCGGCGCGGAGCACGAGATCACCCACGGCAACGCGTTCCTGCTCAGCAGCACCGAGGCGCACGTCGTCCAGAATCGTTCGGACGACGAACTGCTGACCGTCTTCAGCGCGTACTGGATGCCTGTCACCGGTGAAAGACCGGTCGAAGCCGTGACGGCCGACCATGCTTGACCAGGATGGGATTGAACCGGTCACGGTGATCACCTTCCCGCAGCCGACCGTCAACGGGCCGCTGCACCTCGGGCACCTGGCCGGTCCCTATGTCGCCGCCGACATCGCCGCCAGGGCCGCACGGGCCAGGGGCGAGCGAGTCGTCGTCACGACCGGCTTGGACGTCCACCAGAACTACGTGCTCACCCGGGCCGAACGCGAAGGCATCGAGGTCGGCGTGATGACGGCGGATTTCCGCGCCGACATCAAGGAGACCTACGAACTCGCCCGGATCGGTTACGACCGGTTCAGCGACCCGCTGACCGACGAGCACGCGCCGATCATCCGGCAGCTGATGAACCACCTGGTCGCCAGCGGGGCCACGCCGATGCGCGAGGTCACACTGCATGCCTGCAGCGACTGCTCGCGCACCCTGCACGAGTCCTACCTGGTCGGTCTCTGCCGCGGTTGCAAGGCTCCAGCGGCAGGAGGCGCGTGCGAGCAGTGCGGGGCGTTCACCTACGTCGACTCGATGATCGATCCGGTCTGCGGCCGGTGCGGCGGCGAGCCGAGGCCCTTCCAGGCAACGGTTCCGGTACTGCGGATGGAGGATCACCGCGAAGCTCTCACGGCGATGTGGTTGCGGGCCGAGCTGCCGCCGTCGGTGCGCGCCCTGATCGGCCGGCAACTGGCCGACGGCCTGCCGGAGATCGCCCTGGCCTACCCGACGAACTGGGGTATCGAGGGCGACGCGGCCTTGACCGGGCTGCGGATCGGCCCCTACACCGAGGTCGCGTTGACCGATCTCTACAACGTCGCCAAAGCCGTCGATCCGGACGCCGGCGATCTGCCCGGATACCTGGCCGCGCTCGGCCGGGTGGGAAACCTCTGGCACTTCCTCGGCCTCGACAACGCGTACTGGTACGCCTTGTACTGGCAGGCCATCTGGGCCGCGGCCGGAGTGAATCCCTTGCCGGTTTCCGGTCTAGTCGTGAATGAGTTCTATCTGCTGGACGGAAGCAAATTCTCGACCAGCCGCAATCACGTCGTCGGAGCGAACGAAATACTCCGCGACGAGGACCCGGGAATGGTCCGGCTTTACCTCGCCTGGGACCGCCCGGACCGTTATCGCAGCGACTTCAGCTGGAAAGCGTTCCGCGCTTTTGCCGACCGGATCGGCCCATTGCTGGACGGCACCCGGACCTGCGCCGAGCCGCTCCACCCGGTGCTCGCCGAGATCGAGCTGGCCCGGGCACAGGACGCGCTCCGGCCGTCGGGTTTCGACCCGGCGCTGGCCGTCCGGATCATGATCGACCTGCTCGCCGCCGGAGTCCGGGACACCGGGTCGCTGCGCGCGGCCCTGACCGGGGCAGGCGAGTAGCGCGATGCGGATCTGCGTGATCGGTGCCGGTATCGCCGGCACCCTGTTGGCCAGGCGGCTGACCAGCTATCCGGGCGTCGAGGTCGACCTGGTCACCGGCGTACCGGGCACCGATGCCACGGCGGCGTCGGGTGGCGGCGTGCGAGGCTTCGAGACGCACCCCGAGCAGCGGCGGCTGGCGGCCGAGAGCCTGGCGGAGCTCTTCGAGACCCCGGACCTGCTCGATCAGGCCGGCTACGTGGAGACCGGCTGCACCTACCTGCTCACGCCGTACGCCGGACTCGAGGCCGCCGTCGCCGAGGTGGAGCAGTTGCACCCCGGCTCGACCGAGATCGTCGACGCGAGCGCTCTGCGCGGCCGCGGCTGGCACGGGCTGCCGGACGGCACGGTCGGCGTACTGGAGAAGCGGGCCGGGTTCATCCGGCCGGATCAACTTCGCTCGCTGGTGATCAGCGAACTGGCGAGTGGAAAGAACAGCAGGGTCGTACCGGGCCCTGTGCTCGGTCTGGTTCCTCATCCCGACGGGTCGGTCAGCTGCCGCACACCAGGTGCCGGCGGCCGGTACGACCTCGTCGTGGTGGCCGCCGGACCGTGGACGCCGGGACTGCTCGCGGGCAACGCGTTGCCCGCCGAGCCCTACCGGACCAAGGCGATCCAGGTCGCCGTGTACGACGTGGACGGCGCCCTGCCGACCATGTTCATCGACGAGACCAGCGATCTGTACGGGCGCCCGACCGCCGACGGAGGCCTCCTCCTCGGCGTCGACACCCACCGCTGGTCGGTACCACCAGGCAGCAGCC
This region includes:
- a CDS encoding cupin domain-containing protein, giving the protein MRTFDLITGESLFVKDLRVVRWEQYELGGQMPFQAMWYSVPPGSESPIDQHPELELSIVVAGTAHVLVGGAEHEITHGNAFLLSSTEAHVVQNRSDDELLTVFSAYWMPVTGERPVEAVTADHA
- a CDS encoding class I tRNA ligase family protein — its product is MLDQDGIEPVTVITFPQPTVNGPLHLGHLAGPYVAADIAARAARARGERVVVTTGLDVHQNYVLTRAEREGIEVGVMTADFRADIKETYELARIGYDRFSDPLTDEHAPIIRQLMNHLVASGATPMREVTLHACSDCSRTLHESYLVGLCRGCKAPAAGGACEQCGAFTYVDSMIDPVCGRCGGEPRPFQATVPVLRMEDHREALTAMWLRAELPPSVRALIGRQLADGLPEIALAYPTNWGIEGDAALTGLRIGPYTEVALTDLYNVAKAVDPDAGDLPGYLAALGRVGNLWHFLGLDNAYWYALYWQAIWAAAGVNPLPVSGLVVNEFYLLDGSKFSTSRNHVVGANEILRDEDPGMVRLYLAWDRPDRYRSDFSWKAFRAFADRIGPLLDGTRTCAEPLHPVLAEIELARAQDALRPSGFDPALAVRIMIDLLAAGVRDTGSLRAALTGAGE